A genomic segment from Ornithorhynchus anatinus isolate Pmale09 chromosome 16, mOrnAna1.pri.v4, whole genome shotgun sequence encodes:
- the OLFML2B gene encoding olfactomedin-like protein 2B: MARPLVLGGCCYVLVVSWCWGSAPPPPRPPDGPPEEESPLQNEADNQENVLSQLLGDYDKVKAVSEGTDCRCKCVVRPLDRGACQRMGRGAPRTEDTYTVETITSGPDCKCACVAPPSALNPCEGDYRLKKLREADGRDLKLSTVIDLLEGAFYGLDLLKLHSVTSKLVGRVERLEEEVSKNLTKENERLSENTGQVPDATPTGPNRTGANCSADVTGDVPDIRAALQRDAAAAYAPLEEQYEERFLRDETVSQQVNAIDPPRPRPPSPSESGPPRRALTRQIHLRSRPASQPTVIRGVTYYKAKVPEEDNDIEERADELFSGDNTIDLLIEEQLLRHRPSARPTGSAVAGATTDRTPETPGDGGAQAGSASTAPASPQPSVGARPDSTASPERLAGPPGTPGPEADGPATAAARTAARETPGTEAPGFLTASPPPSTTGAGNPASVANDSTATGPESPPAEASPSGAPAPNEDEEDEEEDIRHVIGRCKDTLSTITGPTTQNTYGHNEGAWMKDALAQDERIYITNNYVGNTLVEFRNLESFKQGRWSNSYKLPYNWVGTGHVVYSGAFYYNRASTRNIIKYDLKQRYVAAWAMLHDMAYEEATPRRGQGHSDVDFAVDENGLWLVYPALDDEGFGQEVVVLTKLHAGDLSTHKETTWRTGLRRNLYGHCFVICGVLYAVDSYDQRQANISYAFDTHTNTQMAPRLLFENRYSFTTQIDYNPKDRLLYAWDNGHQVNYHVIFAY, translated from the exons ATGGCCAGGCCGCTGGTCCTCGGCGGCTGCTGCTACGTCCTGGTGGTGTCCTGGTGCTGGGGgtcggcgcccccgcccccccggccccccgacggcCCCCCGGAGGAGGAGTCGCCGCTGCAGAACGAGGCGGACAATCAGGAGAACGTCCTCTCCCAG CTGCTGGGGGACTACGACAAGGTGAAGGCCGTGTCCGAGGGGACGGACTGCCGCTGTAAGTGCGTGGTGCGGCCGCTGGACCGCGGCGCCTGCCAGAGGATGGGCCGGGGCGCGCCGCGGACCGAAGACACCTACACCGTGGAGACCATCACCTCCGGCCCCGACTGCAAGTGTGCCTGCGTCGCACCCCCTTCGGCCCTCAACCCCTGCGAGGGGGACTACCGCCTCAAGAAGCTGCGGGAGGCCGACGGCCGGGACCTCAAG CTTTCCACGGTCATCGATCTGCTGGAGGGGGCGTTCTACGGCCTGGACCTCCTGAAGCTGCACTCGGTCACGTCGAAACTGGTGGGGCGggtggagagactggaggag GAAGTGTCCAAAAACCTGACCAAGGAGAACGAGCGGCTGAGCGAGAACACGGGGCAAGTCCCAGACGCGACCCCGACCGGGCCCAACCGGACCGGGGCCAACTGCTCTGCCGACGTGACCGGGGACGTTCCGGACATCCGGGCCGCCTTGCAGAGAGACGCCGCCGCGGCCTACGCCCCCCTCGAG GAGCAGTATGAGGAGCGGTTCCTTCGGGACGAAACGGTCTCCCAGCAGGTCAACGCCATCGACCCCCCGCGGCCGCGTCCCCCGTCCCCATCCGAGTCGGGGCCCCCCCGGCGGGCCCTGACCCGGCAGATCCACCTGCGGAGCCGGCCGGCGTCCCAGCCCACCGTCATCCGGGGAGTCACTTACTACAAGGCCAAGGTCCCCGAGGAGGACAACGACATCGAGGAGCGGG CAGACGAGCTCTTCAGCGGAGACAACACGATAGACCTGTTGATCGAAGAACAGCTCCTGCGACaccgcccgtccgcccgccccaCCGGGAGTGCCGTGGCGGGGGCCACCACCGATCGCACCCCGGAGACCCCAGGCGACGGTGGCGCCCAGGCGGGGTCGGCCTCGacggccccggcctccccgcagCCCTCGGTGGGGGCGAGGCCGGACTCCACCGCTTCCCCGGAGCGACTCGCCGGCCCTCCTGGGACCCCCGGTCCCGAAGCCGACGGgccggcgacggcggcggcccgGACCGCCGCCCGGGAAACcccgggaaccgaggcccccggGTTCCTCACCGCCtcgcctcctccctccaccaccggGGCGGGCAACCCGGCCTCCGTGGCCAACGACTCTACGGCCACCGGGCCGGAGTCGCCGCCGGCAGAGGCCAGCCCCTCGGGCGCCCCCGCGCCgaacgaggacgaggaggatgaagaggaagataTCAGGCACGTGATCG GTCGCTGCAAGGACACGCTGTCCACCATCACGGGCCCGACCACCCAGAACACCTACGGGCACAACGAGGGTGCGTGGATGAAGGACGCCCTGGCCCAGGATGAGCGCATTTACATCACCAACAATTACGTCGGAAACACGCTGGTGGAGTTCCGGAACCTGGAGAGCTTCAAGCAGG GCCGCTGGAGCAACTCCTACAAGCTCCCCTACAACTGGGTCGGCACCGGCCACGTGGTCTACAGCGGGGCCTTCTATTACAACCGGGCCTCCACCCGCAACATCATCAAGTACGACCTGAAGCAGCGCTACGTGGCGGCCTGGGCCATGCTGCACGACATGGCCTACGAGGAGGCCACGCCCCGGCGGGGACAAGGCCACTCGGACGTGGACTTCGCCGTGGACGAGAACGGGCTGTGGCTCGTCTACCCGGCCCTGGACGACGAGGGCTTTGGCCAGGAGGTCGTCGTGCTGACCAAGCTCCACGCCGGCGACCTGTCCACGCACAAGGAGACCACGTGGCGAACGGGCCTGCGGCGGAACCTGTACGGCCACTGCTTCGTCATCTGCGGGGTGCTGTACGCCGTGGACAGCTACGACCAGCGCCAAGCCAACATCTCCTACGCCTTCGACACCCACACCAACACACAGATGGCCCCGCGCCTGCTCTTCGAGAACCGCTACTCCTTCACCACCCAGATCGACTACAACCCCAAGGACCGGCTCCTCTACGCGTGGGACAACGGCCACCAGGTCAACTACCACGTCATCTTCGCCTACTGA